A genomic window from Cupriavidus basilensis includes:
- a CDS encoding glycerol-3-phosphate responsive antiterminator has product MDKSLGARLTRHPVIATLFGVEQADILIESHAEVCIVANVELRKLQPVVATLTKAGKYVIVNIDSCEGLSQDKGGVEYLADIGVTSLVSTRVATIQRANRAGLITMQKVFVTDRSTWPRSVKALEQSDPNLVQLMPAPMLAHLSTQDRKALPPIVTSGFVCNKDDIRSAIREGAVAVSTSDSKLWNLAPSELKS; this is encoded by the coding sequence ATGGACAAGTCCCTCGGGGCACGCCTGACACGGCACCCGGTCATCGCGACGCTCTTCGGTGTCGAGCAGGCCGATATCCTGATCGAGAGCCACGCCGAGGTCTGCATCGTTGCCAACGTGGAGCTGCGCAAGCTGCAGCCCGTGGTGGCCACGCTGACCAAGGCCGGCAAGTACGTTATCGTCAATATCGACAGTTGCGAAGGGCTGTCGCAAGACAAGGGCGGCGTCGAGTATCTCGCCGATATCGGGGTGACCAGTCTCGTCTCGACCCGGGTGGCCACCATCCAGCGCGCCAACCGGGCTGGCCTGATCACCATGCAGAAGGTGTTCGTGACCGACCGTTCGACCTGGCCGCGCAGCGTCAAGGCGCTGGAGCAAAGCGATCCCAACCTGGTGCAGCTGATGCCGGCGCCCATGCTCGCGCATCTTTCCACCCAGGACCGCAAGGCACTGCCGCCCATCGTGACCTCGGGGTTCGTCTGCAACAAGGACGACATCCGCAGCGCGATCCGGGAAGGCGCCGTGGCGGTGTCCACCAGCGACAGCAAGCTGTGGAACCTGGCGCCTTCCGAGCTGAAGTCTTGA
- a CDS encoding FAD-binding oxidoreductase, translating into MISKEAIKRGYNRGNYVVGAHTPPAYAATIKETSGMPGLQRNAVGVDAAHIDTLRGVADEVLTDSTSVVAWTRDWWAGSMMTETAGRPATPQAVIVRVSTIAQIQAVMRIAHAAAIPLTVSAGRSNVTGAALPVRGGIVLDVCGLNKVLGFDGESQIVEVEAGLFGDVFEQTIQKDYGMTMGHWPSSFAISTVGGWVACRGAGQLSTRYGKIEDMVFGMDVVLADGSLISVGGYSRAALGSDLQQLFIGSEGTLGVIVRVRLKLHRLPDYGRAIAYGFKTFAIGLEACREIMQRGANPAALRLYDELESRVQFNLPDTNVLLIADEGAREMVDAVMAISEGVCKGLGDALDSDAIFERWLDTRYLTGKSAEGFKRSPGFVADTLEMSGPWRDLPAIYTDVVKAINAVPGTLAGSAHQSHAYVDGACLYFSLRGEVEVENRAKWYRQAWDAANAVLIKYNAALSHHHGIGLLRAPYMRESLGGAFAVLMAVKQALDPKNILNPGKLGLTDALPHDPDR; encoded by the coding sequence ATGATCAGCAAGGAAGCCATCAAGCGCGGCTACAACCGTGGCAACTATGTCGTCGGCGCGCACACGCCGCCGGCCTATGCGGCCACCATCAAGGAAACCTCCGGCATGCCCGGCCTGCAGCGCAACGCTGTTGGCGTGGACGCCGCGCACATCGATACGCTGCGCGGCGTGGCCGATGAGGTGCTGACCGATTCCACCAGCGTGGTGGCCTGGACGCGCGACTGGTGGGCCGGTTCCATGATGACCGAGACCGCGGGCCGGCCGGCCACGCCGCAGGCCGTCATCGTGCGCGTGTCCACGATCGCGCAGATCCAGGCCGTCATGCGGATCGCGCACGCGGCGGCGATCCCGTTGACGGTGTCGGCGGGCCGCAGCAATGTCACCGGCGCCGCGCTGCCGGTGCGCGGCGGCATCGTGCTGGACGTGTGCGGGCTGAACAAGGTGCTGGGCTTCGACGGGGAAAGCCAGATCGTCGAGGTGGAAGCCGGCCTGTTCGGCGACGTGTTCGAGCAGACCATCCAGAAGGACTACGGCATGACGATGGGCCACTGGCCGTCGTCCTTCGCCATCAGCACCGTGGGCGGCTGGGTGGCGTGCCGGGGTGCCGGGCAGCTCTCCACGCGCTACGGCAAGATCGAGGACATGGTCTTCGGCATGGACGTGGTGCTGGCCGATGGCAGCCTGATCAGCGTGGGCGGCTACTCGCGCGCGGCGCTCGGCTCGGACCTGCAGCAACTGTTCATCGGCTCGGAAGGCACGCTCGGCGTGATCGTGCGCGTGCGCCTCAAGCTGCATCGGCTGCCGGACTACGGCCGCGCCATCGCCTATGGCTTCAAGACCTTCGCCATCGGCCTCGAAGCCTGCCGCGAGATCATGCAGCGTGGCGCCAATCCCGCCGCCCTGCGCCTGTACGACGAGCTTGAGAGCCGCGTGCAGTTCAACCTGCCGGACACCAACGTGCTGCTGATCGCCGACGAAGGCGCGCGCGAGATGGTCGATGCCGTGATGGCCATCAGCGAAGGCGTGTGCAAGGGGCTCGGCGACGCGCTGGACAGCGACGCGATCTTCGAGCGCTGGCTGGATACGCGCTACCTGACCGGCAAGAGCGCCGAAGGCTTCAAGCGCAGCCCCGGCTTTGTCGCCGACACGCTGGAGATGTCCGGCCCCTGGCGCGACCTGCCCGCCATCTACACGGACGTGGTCAAGGCCATCAACGCCGTGCCCGGCACGCTGGCCGGCTCCGCGCACCAGTCGCATGCCTATGTGGACGGCGCCTGCCTGTACTTCTCGCTGCGCGGCGAGGTCGAGGTGGAGAACCGGGCCAAATGGTATCGCCAGGCCTGGGATGCCGCCAACGCGGTGTTGATCAAATACAATGCCGCGTTGAGCCACCATCACGGCATCGGGCTGCTGCGCGCGCCGTATATGCGCGAATCGCTCGGCGGCGCGTTCGCGGTGCTGATGGCGGTCAAGCAGGCGCTGGATCCCAAGAACATCCTCAACCCCGGCAAGCTCGGCCTGACGGACGCGCTGCCCCACGACCCGGATCGGTAA
- a CDS encoding glycerol-3-phosphate dehydrogenase/oxidase: MMVFPSRSPSRDRAGMTSTEPLRLARQAQLDRLGSETFDILIVGGGVTGAYAALDASLRGYRVALVEKNDFASGTSSKSSKMVHGGLRYIEQGNLGLVRHSLLERQRLRRNARHLVQRLPFLFPVMEKDGVFDKRLSKAFESLLWTYDLAGGWREGILHQKLTKAEVLSHCPTFNEENLLGGFMYFDARVDDARLTLNIARTAAFHGAAVVNHAKVVEITRNGHGKVDGAIIHAGDREIRARAGVVVMATGVWLRDWTGRKKGEEKTLHIRPAKGVHVAIPWLKVRNDCTVTIPVPGRNRRATITRWGNVSYLGTTDEDYEGDLDNVCCTREELDFLLDGARWALKTDLQAEDVLGSIAGCRPLVAPPGGKTLEIKRNHEIHTAADGLVTIVGGKLTTSRHMAEQTIDAAQKVLGQRNRCQTKSAYLLGAAGYDAQAIVASGGLSAHLGERYGTEARFVSDILQADARLQAPIVEGLPYTEAEIVYAARHELAGSVDDVLSRRIRARLMARDASARAASRVGAILQAELGLSESVVAQQVNDYLAAVAHEKSVLLGDAQ; this comes from the coding sequence ATGATGGTTTTTCCATCCAGAAGTCCCAGCCGGGACCGCGCCGGGATGACATCCACCGAACCGCTGCGTCTGGCGCGCCAGGCGCAGCTTGATCGACTTGGCAGCGAGACCTTCGACATCCTCATCGTCGGCGGCGGCGTGACCGGCGCCTACGCCGCGCTGGATGCCAGCCTGCGCGGCTATCGCGTCGCCCTGGTGGAGAAGAACGACTTTGCCTCCGGCACGTCGTCCAAGTCCTCCAAGATGGTGCATGGCGGGTTGCGCTACATCGAGCAGGGCAACCTCGGGCTGGTCCGTCATTCCTTGCTGGAGCGCCAACGCCTGCGCAGGAACGCGCGGCACCTGGTGCAGCGCCTGCCGTTCCTGTTTCCCGTGATGGAGAAGGATGGCGTGTTCGACAAGCGTCTGTCCAAGGCATTCGAGAGCCTGCTCTGGACCTACGACCTGGCGGGCGGCTGGCGCGAAGGCATCCTGCATCAAAAGCTCACCAAGGCCGAGGTGCTGTCGCATTGCCCGACCTTCAACGAGGAGAACCTGCTCGGCGGCTTCATGTACTTCGATGCGCGCGTGGACGATGCCAGGCTCACGCTGAACATCGCCCGCACCGCGGCCTTTCACGGCGCGGCAGTGGTCAACCACGCCAAGGTGGTGGAGATCACGCGCAACGGCCACGGCAAGGTCGACGGCGCCATCATTCATGCCGGGGATCGAGAGATCCGCGCCAGGGCCGGCGTCGTCGTCATGGCCACCGGCGTGTGGCTGCGTGACTGGACCGGGCGCAAGAAGGGCGAGGAAAAGACGCTGCATATCCGCCCGGCCAAGGGCGTGCACGTGGCCATTCCCTGGCTCAAGGTCCGCAACGACTGCACCGTGACCATCCCCGTGCCGGGGCGCAACCGCCGCGCCACCATCACGCGCTGGGGCAACGTCTCCTACCTGGGCACCACGGACGAAGACTACGAGGGCGATCTCGACAACGTCTGCTGCACCCGCGAGGAACTCGACTTCCTGCTGGACGGCGCGCGCTGGGCGTTGAAGACCGACCTGCAGGCCGAAGACGTGCTCGGCAGCATCGCGGGCTGCCGGCCGCTGGTGGCGCCGCCGGGGGGCAAGACGCTGGAGATCAAGCGCAACCATGAGATCCATACCGCCGCCGATGGCCTTGTCACCATTGTCGGGGGCAAGCTGACCACCTCCCGGCACATGGCTGAGCAAACCATCGACGCGGCCCAGAAAGTGCTTGGCCAGCGCAACAGATGCCAGACTAAGTCCGCTTACCTGCTGGGTGCCGCGGGATACGACGCGCAGGCCATCGTGGCATCGGGCGGCTTGTCCGCCCACCTGGGCGAGCGTTATGGCACGGAAGCCCGCTTTGTCAGCGACATCCTGCAGGCCGATGCGCGCCTGCAGGCACCGATCGTCGAAGGGCTTCCCTATACCGAAGCCGAGATTGTCTACGCCGCGCGCCACGAGCTGGCGGGGAGCGTGGACGATGTGCTCTCGCGCCGCATCCGCGCCCGCCTGATGGCGCGCGATGCCTCGGCGCGCGCCGCGTCCCGCGTGGGCGCAATCCTGCAGGCCGAGCTTGGCCTGTCCGAATCCGTGGTGGCGCAGCAGGTCAATGACTACCTCGCTGCCGTCGCACATGAAAAATCCGTTCTACTGGGAGATGCACAATGA